The following is a genomic window from Manihot esculenta cultivar AM560-2 chromosome 9, M.esculenta_v8, whole genome shotgun sequence.
TCACTCccagaatttatttttaagtgtttttttttttttaaattttatggggTTTAGTTTAATGTTGCAATTTTTTGTTTTACCTTTCTAGGTATTGATAGCAGCTAATGGTGCTTCAAGAGATAGAGCACAGGTATTATATCAGTGCCATTTGAATCATTGGTGAATTTTATGCATGTTCTGTTTCCAGAGGATGAAATCTGCTTTTTGCTGAAGAGAAATATTTAGTTCTCATCCAATTACCCcgtaaaattcattattttggTAACTAAAGTTGTTCTTTCACTACTAttttgaaacatggttatcttgtcTATATGTTGATATTACTAGCTTTGTAGAAAAAGCTCAACCAGTGGAAATAGTTTTCTTGTACCTGATTAAACGAGGTCTTTCACTTTGCTCAATTCTCATGCATTTAGAAACCCGAAGATTTGAGGTTTATCTTCACTTAATTTGCTTTCTTGTTAATCAAATGGAAagcagaattttattttattttttcattatcaCAAAATTCGTGGTCCTAGAAATATGGGAATTTTTTGTATTGctgataataattataatagtgTCTGTGTGTGTTCTTAAGAAATACGGTGGAGTTCACTTGTTTATATTTACTGAAACAAGTAGGCTCAAATCAGAGAGCTTGAGGAAGAAGTGAAGCTGTTGAAGAATCTATCTCATCCCAACATTGTTGTGAGtaaaaagtattattttttgtttataCATTAAATTAATGATGCATACCACTTTTTTTGACTATCCATTTGTTATTTTCAGAGATATTTGGGTACAGACAGGGAGGAGGAAGCCTTAAATATTTTGCTTGAATTTGTTCCTGGGGGATCAATATCATCGCTTTTGGGGAAGTTTGGACCCTTCCCTGAGGCAGTAAGTATCCCCAACTGAACTCACGCCTATTAGGTGACTTGGTACTAATCTTGTTTAGTAATTTATTGAGTAGGTTATAAGAACATACTCAAAGCAATTGCTTGTCGGATTGGAGTATTTGCACAATAACGGAATCATGCACAGGGACATTAAGGTAGCCTTTAAATCCCTCATTAAGTGAGAAAAGGTATTTATTCTTTCTGGATCTTCTTGATACGACTAGTAATTTGCCTTTTTTATTTGCTCTCAGGGGGCCAACATCCTTGTTGATAATAAAGGGTGCATTAAACTTGCAGATTTTGGCGCATCAAAACAAGTTGTTGAGCTGGTATGCACATGTATCTTTGCTTTCTTTCAACATTTACTTTATTTATGTTTTACATAAGTAATATCTacatatttgcatatttttagGCCACTATTTCCGGGGCAAAGTCAATGAAGGGCACTCCATATTGGATGGCTCCAGAAGTCATTCTGCAGACTGGCCATAGCTTGTAAGGATAAATAGTTTCCCCTAAGTATTATAACTTACATGCATACTACTTAATTTTAAACATGATGTTCTTTGAAGTGGTCTTGCAAGATCcaattttgcttctttttttctaaatttctaAACAAAGGAAGGTTTGTTGATTGTAACATGATGTACCACAAAGGTATGAGGTATCTAAAATTGTATGCCCTTTGCTAATCCATAAATTTATAGAGATATGCATTTTCATTTTGTCACCTCCTTGCTCACAAAAGTGTCTTGCACAATCCAATTGCATTTCTAAAAATCTAAAATGGTATATGAGGGCTCCTGACTCCTGAGAGGTGCTTTATATATCTGTTTAATCCCGAAACTTCTAAAGCTTGTTTGGACATTTCCTTTCTCTCTAAAGTTCCTTGCACTTCAATTGTATTTCAACTATTAAGAAATCTAGAGAAAATATGAGGGCTTAGGGCATTTCAAGTGAAtgcatttaattgaattttgctCCAGGCATGGTGGTTTTGTGCATAGATTAGCATTCTTTTCTAATATGATCTTTCATTTCAGTTGCTGTGGTGAAAGGTCCATTCTGCCTTTATATATAGTTAATGTGAAATACTTTTTACCTTTTTGATGGTTTAGACTGATGAATTGACACTTACATTAAAAATTTCCTAGCTCTGCTGATATATGGAGTGTCGGATGTACAGTAATAGAGATGGCCACCGGAAAGCCTCCATGGAGCCAACAATACCAAGAGGTACCTAATCCCCTAGCTATCATGATTCTTTATTTAAATTGCTTTCAAAATAATGTACTAACAATAGTTTCAACAGGTTGCTGCCCTCTTTTACATAGGATCAACAAAGTCACATCCAGAAATCCCAGAGCATCTCTCTGCTGAAGCAAAAGATTTTCTGCTCAAATGCTTGCAAAAGTAGTGATTTAATTCCCATTTCACAAAACCCCTGTTTATCTCTCTTATTTTGGATATTTGATGTATTTAATTTCCATTGACAGGGAAGCAAATATGAGGCCAGATGCGTCTAAATTGTTGCAGGTGATTACTTTGAATTTTTTACTCACTGGAAAATTTTTTATGTGGAAACCTCTTGGTTCTGTTGACTTCTTAAACTACTGGTGATGAACTAGGGCATCAGCATACAGATTTGGTTAAATGTTGGATAATCACAATTTTCCATTTAAATGCAGCATCCTTTTGTAATTGGCCAGCGTGAAGCATCTGATCCTGTTATTCGCACTCCTTTCATGGTTAGTATACTTGGGCTGGAACCATTCTTGTTAATTCTTCATACTTTCTCTTAggtcatgttttcatgatggaATTTCGATTACCATCAGGAAACTTCTGAAATCCCCCTGCAGCCATGCAGCAAGGAGCTTGAAACCATGTAAGTTTTGCAATTCAGTATGCTTTGACCTTCTGCAATGATACACTACTATTTCCTGCATGATGCTTTTAGTATCTTTTGACAATACTGTCCATTTGTTGACAGTCAAATGCCATCTGTCTCTGGCACCATGGACCTCTGTAACTTGGGCAGTCTGAGTGGATCAGTTGATCCTAAGAAACTGCTTGAAAGCAAGGATTTATGGAGACATAATAGTGATGACGACATGTGTCAAATTGATGGAGATGATTTTACTACAACTGCTAGTGAAGTCAAGTTTAGTCCTGTTTTAATTGCTGATAACTTTAACAAGGTGAGCAGCTACTTTCGTGTCTTTGACATAAGTGAGCTGAGTCGCTTGTGTTATTTTTATCACTGGATCTGTGCTCTGAGAATGTAGCTACCACTGATTGGTAATTTTTGCTTAATTAGAGTCACGATTCCAAACATGAGTGCTCTGGAGATTGGAGGTGCAAATTTGACAAGAGCATAGAGCCAGAACAAGCAGAAGCAAGATTAGACATTGATCAACCAGCTCAAAGGGACAGTAATATTTCATTTCCTTCTGGGGTATCACTCTCTGAGGATGATGATGAACTTACTGAGTCTAAGATTACAGCCTTTCTGGACGAGAAGGTACTCTTGGTTTTTGGTAACATTGAATTAGTCTGCTACATTTTTAGTAATGTTGTATATCTGAGTTATTTTAGACTGTTGTAATGTTGAATTCATAATTATTGTGCCAGGCTTTAGAACTGAAAAAGTTGCAAACACCTTTATATGAAGAGTTCTACAACAGTTTGAATGCAGCTCTATCTCCAATCTTTGCAGAGAGTTCACACGATGAAACTCTTCCAAATTACTTGAAATTACCTCCCAAAAGCAGGTCTCCAAGTCGAGCTCCTGTTGGAACCCCATCTGCAGTAACTGATTCTGTTAATACTGGAAGCCCTGGGAGTGATACTAGGCGTGTGCCAAATGTTGGCAATGCAAATGATCAATCTTCAGAGGAAAATTCATCACCTCAGAACAATGATCGAAAAGGGCTTGTAGTTGATGATCAGCCAGAATCAAGTAGCCCAAGGTTAGTCTTGTTGGTTGCATCCTTGAGTTTCAATCTGAaggaatttattattattttctaaaatttggGTGTAATCTTGAACcggatgttttttttttttcacagtaTGAGCTTTTCTGAGAGACAGAAGAAGTGGAAAGAAGAACTTGATCAAGAGCTTGAGAGAAAGAGGGGTATGGAAAACTTGCTTCTTCTCCTTGTCTATTTCTTAGCGCCACCTAAATTGTGTTCTTGTACCATTCTCTGCTTTAAATGTCGATTATTCTCAGTTTTACTGTATGATTCTTTTGGATAATACTGCTGTTCAGGCAATTGTCAAGTGTAGTCTTCATGGAATTTTTTGGTGTGTAAAAAAAGACCCTAGTTTGCAGTGCTTATTGATGCAATGATTCTGAAAATTGTGTTGCAGAGATGATGCGTCAAGCAGGTGTAGGAAGTAAAACATCATCCCCAAAAGATCGAGCTTTGAACAGGCAGAGAGAACGGACAAGATTTGCCTCTCCAAGCAAATAAATGGTCATTCCTATTGTGAGTTAGAACATCAGAATTACAGTTTTGTTTCAGAGTGGAAAGTATTCAATAGTGTGGACAGTGTGCTAGGTCTGCGTGAATACTGATAATGTTTGGTGCCACTTGTTGCACCGTATAGAGTACtgtttaaaagaaaagttatgtttgaagttttttttttctttttttgagagGGTGGGTACATGTTTCTCAAGTTTGTCAGCAGTGGATCAATGTACAATAATCATGATCAGAAATGATTGATAAGCTTATGAAATTTTATTCCAGTTTATGGTTGTGCactttttcacatgattttcaTTGAgcagtttttattatttaagaagGCATAAATAAATTATGGTAATTCACCTTTCCAATTGTGGGGAAGATTCGCACACAGAGTAGTATTTGTTCTATGTACATACTACTGTTGCAGGGGGTCCCCTCAGCGGTAAAATTTTTATCATTCCATGGGAGTagctatttttttccttttaagtggcttaatttatattttattgaatttattgtgataatcattggtaaataataaaagaataagatTCACCCTCTTAATATATCTGCGGCTACTGGCCTGCCTGTCTTCAACTGTCAATTACAAACTCAGTGCTGATCAATGATTGAAGAGAATTCTctaatgtgattgttttaatcCAAAAAATATGGTTACATAAATTTTATGGAATTCCATCAGATTGATAagaattgattttattaaaacCAACTTCATAAAATTGAATCATTCGAAGCACACAAAGACAACTTGGGATCTAATTCcataaaattttgagaattgaaAATCCATACACGAGCGAAATGAACTGCATCTATTCTTGATAAATTCAGCTAAATTTAATGGAAAAGCAACACTCACACCAGCAAAGGAACGTAAAAAGAATCAACTATGTGCAttgattaatattttcaaacagAAGCTTCAAGTAAAAACCAAAAGAACTTAAATTCTTCCCAATGAGAATCGTCTGGGCATTGAAACTGGACGCTGTTTAAATCCACTCATTAAACCATCACTGTTCTGTACACTTTTCCTGCTCTTCAATGGCGACACCAATCTGTTAGCCAATCTTGAAGGAGAAAATGACCTACGCAATTTTGAAGCAGTGGACATCTTTGGTGGTGATTTCTTGCACAAATTTGCAGCTCTAGTAGGTGATTTCTTGCTCAAGTTTCCAGCTCCAGCAGGTGACAGAGAAACCACTGGTGGGTTCTTGATCTTCACCTGAAACTTGGAGGTTGATGGTGGGGACTTTATCAAGAACTTGTGTGGAATGGTCTGTTTATTTCTGGAAATCACAGGAGACCTTGTTCTGCAGAACTTCTGCTGCTGATTAGAATCTGTTGAAAGGAACAAAGGGTTTGGAAACAGTATGGTCTTTTTAGCCCATGGCTTATTCCTGGGAGAAACTCTATTTGCCAAATATTTAGCagaattttctttctccattTCTCTCTTCTTTGGAGGTGAAACCTTGAAGTTAATGCGTGAGCGAGCTCTTTGAAGAGATGGAGAAGTGGTTTCTGATCTAATGGAttgcagtttattttgcttttcctTCTTTCTCTTGGACTTGAGTTCAGTGTTTTCAGGGTTTGGCCTCTGTTTCCTCTGTTGAGTCACTGGAGTTTTAGGGCCTTCTTCTGGGGTGATTTTCTTGGTTTTGCAGGCAATTGCTGCGACAATTTCTCTTGCAAATTGGCTTGCTTGTAGAATTTCTCCCACAGTTTCTCCTACTAGCATTGCTGGTAATGACATTCGCCGCCATTCCCCTATATAATAAAACCTTTCAACTGTTAAATTGAAATGACAAACATATTTTGCATTGTATATTTAGATTTTTGTTCAAAACCCAGTAAAGTAATTTCCTTATTACAGCCAAACAGAGAACAAAATTGCACAACATGATGTTAGAGAGATACCTACTACACTGGCCGGAAACTTCCCCACCGGAGATTTCCTGGGGGAAGCATTCTTGATCCTGCAAATGAGcaagtaaaatattattattagcaCAAAAAGGCTACATCTTTTAACACAAACCAGAACAAAATCAAATCCCAAGTTCCATTTTTACCTCAGAGATTCTTGCTTGCACCTGAGACTAGTTCTTAGATAACCTCTGGTACTTCTAGGACTGAGACTAACCCCAGATATCACCTTATTCCCACCGGCCACTGTGTATTGGAGCTCTTGCAATCTTGCCATGCATTTATCCACCTTCACAAATCCATGGAAAATAAACATACCCATTAttctaaagaaaagaaaaacaaaaaaacaatcGAAACCCATGAActaaaatgaagagaaaagacaTTTTGAATGGTGGATTCCAAATGAACCCAATTTCTTCAGCTTTCTGAGCTACCCAGCAGCCGTGAAGGGGAGTGGTTACCTTCTTTACGGTTTCTCTAATTAGAGCAGGATTGAGAGGTGCCGCAATTCTCCTCTGCTTTGGTGGGGTTCTGGCTACCATGATTGCAAAACTCACTAGCGACTAAAAACTCTTAAGTGGGTCTCAAAGCTCTCTACCTTTTCTCTCTAAATCCCCACAGAGAGATTTGAAAATGGGTTTCAGTCGTGACTATGGGTCACCCCTCCCAGTTCTGCTTCCCTGCATCTCCTTCGCACACTCGCTCTCAGTTTTGTCTTTGAAGCGAAAAGTGAAAAGTCAAATCCTTTTGCCTTTTGATAGATTGAACTTTTGCTAACGGATCTTTTTGTCTCCAACGGTCACATCCATCCATCTATCCAGATATGCAACGGCTACTTTTATCTTCAACTTAAAATAATAGTATTATTATAGTAAGATActatataagttttttttttttttttaaattttcctttaaattcttttatttagtaTAAATTATAGTTTGATatctgaattttaatataattaatagattaatttttatatttttaaaattaaataaatatatttataatttataatttaaaataaaaatatatttattttttttaaataaataaactcattaatttttttaaataaataaactcatttaaatcattaaattttaatataattaataaattaatttctgtttttttaaaattatacatgTAAATCCTTAATCACTCCATcccaattattataatttaaatattctaattttttattttttatttaaaataatatttaaatctccattaatttttatctataatattttatttaattaatttttaatatatttagttaTTCAATTAGTATTCAATTAATATTCAATACTTACAATttaaaaaccttcataaaatacTTATAACTTCAATTTAACTTCAATTTAAGTTGATGTAATCTTTAAATAgatgataaatttttataaaaagtatttaaaaaaaattatactttccactaattttaaattaatgtctATAATGGATgaaagaattataattttaaatagattaaatattaataaatttaaaattttaattttaaaaatatatcaccGCTacgctaaaatttaaaaacaaatgTAGTTTAATACAATATAAAATTCTCATCTATAATAGAAAAGATTTAAGTGTTTAGGaggatattttaaatatttaaaatatttattttctttttaatcggttaactaataaaattatgaataaaaaatctttaatttgaattggatgattatatatgattttttttttttaaatagagatcGGGGATTGATTAGGGGAGTAAAATCTGACCTTTTATATTTAGTCAGATACATTTATTATCAGATTAAATCTGTAAAtaggaatttaaatatttaatttaaaaaatataaatcgatcaattaattatattaaaatttaaaaattaaagtgtaatttattattttatttatttaattaatgttacttttttttaacataGTAAAatgttatataattatttagattaaataattgtgcttattgatttaaaaaattaaaaattataatataatgtaaaaaaatttaaaattaaagtttttgtCTTCGAAAAACAAAAGGAAGGGTGTTTTTAATATCTTTAACATATAGAACGCTTTTAGCACAAAACATGTTCATAATTCAGAAATCAGAACCGAGAAGATTTGATCTAAGCCTTAGTAGCACTAAGCTGCCAAACGCAGGATAACATGGCAACGAAGGAGCCTAAAATGGAGAATAATGTCACCGAGAATTGACTGGATTATTGCAAACAAAAGCATACATTTGTGCAGTAATACACGAATCTCTAACCATAAGGAAAAATGGTTACTGTAATAGAAACAAGGTTCATTGCAGCTCAGCTGGGGGTCGAGAAGGCATCAATGACTTTCTGTAATTTTGCATTCCTCTAAACTTGAGGGGACTCCAAACCAATGATTTTCGTTGCAGTGCAACCACTGTTGGATGCCTTGGCTTCCATGAGCCTGCCTGAGCGGGTGGAGGACTTCCCATGAATTTACTACTGCTCTTCGTTGCAGTTGGTGTTGTCTCTGATACTGACCCGAATTCCGGCAATGGAGTGAACAGTCTTGAATATCTGGCCTTTCTTGGGTCCTTCACATATGACCGCCGGCCCACAGCACCACTCTTCTTTAATTTGGCGGTAGAAGTGTGGACCGGTGACGTTGTTGAGTTGGGCTCGGGGTGGAAAGTAGCAATGGATACTCGTCTCTTAGGCTGACGAACCTGAGCTGATGTTGTAGTAGCTGGTGGTCTGGCAGTAACTGAAATACGTCTTGGTTGTAGATAGCTTTTTGTGTCCCTTTCGACCATTGTAGTTCTTGCAAAATTTTCTTTGTCCAGCATTGAAGATTGGACCACGGAACCAGTGGTTTTGTTTTTCATTGAATGGTTAGGTGTCTGAGGTATGAAATTGGTGATTCTTCTCAGTGGTAGCCTCATTTTTGAAGGACCCAAAGGCGGTTTCTTCTCTACCTTGGTCTTCTCTGCTACTTGTTTTAGGGAGGGCAAAGAAGATTGTGAAGCAGCAGCAAGGGCTCTCGTTTCCTGCTTTAGTCTGGTCTTCCTTTCCTCTCCTAATTGATTCTCAAGTTCTCGTACCTATTTGCCAAATTTAATAACTTGTTCTATTTAAAATCGAACATAAATAAAGCacttgataaattttaaatgttaatgGTTGCAattaggaaaaagaaaaagaaaagtcaaACTGAAAATCAGTCATTTGATTTCTTGTGTTTAACAAATGAGATTCATACAAAATTGTGTTGATTACAATtcctttaattagtttaacatTTGTACGAGAGGAAAGGCTCAAATGACAAGTTCGTTACCTTTTCTTGAAGGCTTCTACACTTGTGTTCCCTCGCAGCAAGCTTCAACTGCATTGACTGCAAATTCTCCTGCAACTTCTTGGTTTCCTTCTCATCATGTTGTAGCTTATCTGCCTGTTAATTTACCATTTAAGAAAAAGAGAACCTCAGTTGAATCATTTGAAGCAAAACTCAAACATGTCTTTTGAACAGGAATACCCACCATTTGCTTGTACTTGAAAAGCTCAGTGACATCTGCCTGCTTGCGAGCAGGGCCACTTTCAATTCCCCGAACTCGAGTGGCAAAATTCAATGAACATAGAGACTCCCCAAGGTCAGCAGCACTTGGGCTTATTTGGACAAACATCAACGTCTTGCAATCTCCTCCTGAATTTCAGGTTTCAGTAAGCATATTATCACATAAGAAGGTCCTATAATTCTACACACAACCACCTAAGTAGCAACATTTACCAATCTTGGGGTTTACAGGCAACTCAATTGCTATAATGAAGAAAAATGCTTACCAAGAGAGCTCTGCAACATATGAGTGAGCTTTGAGTTCCTGATTTACACAACATAAATGTTGATGAATTAGAACAAAATTTCGCAAATAAGGCATCTTTTGTAATTATTGGAGAGAGAGAAAGACCTGTAAGGAACATGGCCTGTTTTTGATGCAAGGGCAGAGATAACATCACCAAGTGCTGAAAGAGATTTATTTATGAATTGAGATTCCTTCAACCTCTCTCCTTCAACTTCTATCTTCCCCACACGCTCACTGCCAGCCAAATCTACCAGCCAAAGATGACTCCTTGTCTTCTGCCCATCGATTAAACTCTCCCCTTTTACAGTTACTCTCAATAAACTGCATAGAAGCAAATATTGGTCATTATAATAGATGTATAGGCTTGTTTTGGGCCAGCTCTTTAACTGATCAATATATAATTCTTCTACATCTGTTTTTATTCCCAAGCTCATGGAACTATCTTGACGTATAGGCTTATTTTAGGCCAGCTCTTTAATTGGTCaaaatataattcttatacttcaTTAAAAGCTAGAGTTATTAATTACTTGGTGAGATTAATGTATTTATCCAGAGGAAGAAATGAACCAGAAACAGGAAATAAAGGATTTAATAATACCAGTGAGAACGGCTGCTGAGCTCATTAGCACTGGTAGAACCAACTGATCTAGCACGGCTTCCAGACTTGAGTAGCCCCCATGCTTCCTCTATGCCATAGACGCGAGCTTCGATGAGTCCTGGAACTTCTTGTGTCCCTTCTGCTGCTTGCTTTATCTCCAACCTTCAATTCATACATGTctcaaaaataaattcattctGATCAACTTTCAGTTTCATCCTACAACAATACTATGATGTGAATTTGACCATATTATTACCTCCTCAAATGAACATCCCATTTGCtaagtttattattttttttttcttaaaatgtagCCCAATTAGATGCCATGAGTAAAATAGTTTAACTGTATTAGATCAAGGTATGGCAACAAACATTTGCAAAGAAAATAGTAAAACGAAAGTTCTTGCAAACTCTTCCAACTGTAGTTTTCACATACCGATCATTATGGAAATTACCCATAAGCATGGCAAGTTCTCTGCATCTGTATAGTTAATAATTCATATATGCATACTTAATTTTCTCCATCAGGCAATAGAAAGATAAATCAATGCACTAGCACTAGCACACTAGCAAAAGAACTATATGCAGCTGAAATACTGAATAATTGGATTTTAATCACAAGAGATGACCACAAAATAGCAGCAAAAGAGAAACCTACTTTTTGGGTGGCTGGTTGGAGTTTTCCAGTAAAAGGTCCCTTATCTTCTCATTGTAAACCTCCAACATGCTAACAAATAGCTCATATCTCATAACTCCACTTCTCTCATGCGAAATCCGAAACAACTCCTCCAGAGTTCTATAGTTCACTCCCCTATTTTCAGGGGTCCCCTCCATTGTAAATGTCTTCCCTGTTCCAGTTTGTCCATaggcaaatatacatacattataGCCATCCAGCACAGAAGTGACTACAGGTTTTGTTTGTGCAAAAACAGCCTCTGCATATTGCATAAAGACTCAGGATTAGAACTCTCAAATGGGACAACGTCAATAACACAAACTTTCTGTATGAAAATATTGGGAATAAGGTCCCAGATTACCTTGGTTATCTTCAGGTCTAAACACGTGATTGAACCTGAATTGCTTTTTGGAAGAATCAGAGGAAATAATATAAAGCTCGTTATCTTGGGAAGGGTCAAATTCAACAACACAATTAGAACCATTGTCAATTTCAACTTGGTTTAGTGGTCTACATCTGCAAAAGACCCTAATATTGCCTTTCAGCTCAATGACTTCATTGTAAAGTCGCCTGCGCTCAAATGACTCTTCTTGGTACTTCTTCTTTAAACGTTCATATGAATCATCTGACACCAATACAGTAACAATAAGTAATAAAACCAAGAAGAGGCAAATGAAAAACTAAAACCAACTACCACAAATTGGTACTCACTGAGAAGCTGAAGAGTGTCTAAGACTTCGGTGCCTGGAAATGAATCTGTCTTGACAGTCTTCACTTGATGGGAGAGACTtgcatgttctttcttcaaattctAAAGCATAAAGAATTGAAGTCCAAATAACAAACCAATTAGCAAAATGAAAGCAGAAGTCTTAGCCACTCAAAGAAGCttttctctggctttcttggtGCATATCGTGAACTTGAATTGAACCACTTGGCTTAGTTATAAAAGCCATTACTTTTTCTTAGAAGGAAATGAATATATCATTGATTTATTCTTTTTCTATTCTCATTCCACACTTATCTATCAACAAATACAACCTTACCTGAATTTGATAGCTCAAATTGATAATTTTCTGCAATATCGGCAGTGTGGGCCCCACAGGTGCAGTTTCTTGGTTTCTGCTCGATGCAATATCCTCACTCATAGAATTTGCGGTCTCTTCTTCTATTTCTAAGCCATCAACAAAAATCTCACTTATAAGGCACTAATTGTTTACTTGATTGCTTCAAATAAGGATTATATCAAACTGAAAAGAACCTAGAGTGGTACTACATATTCTATCTTCACTAATTTATAGGATTTGAACTGAAGGCGAAAGGCACCATAAATTCCTAGTTTAACATTCCTTTTGGATTATAAAATAGaaatgaaatttttcaaaaaaatcacAACAATCAGATACCTTCTTGGCTTCGATCTGAAAGAATTCAAGCATAAAATCACCACATATGAactctaatttaaaaaaaaaaaaactgaaaaataaatgaaacagCGTTAAATAAAGCACGTACTTGAGTCGCAGTTTGCATCTTCGACAGTTTGAACTGAGATTATGAAAAAACAAAAGTCAAATCAACGCAACTTCATCaaaatttcaaagaaaaatcttaaaaagaaattaaagaaatgGAGCAAAAATAAGTCAT
Proteins encoded in this region:
- the LOC110622395 gene encoding kinesin-like protein KIN-14S isoform X2, whose amino-acid sequence is MDVGFIRENCNQAVPNCDSNPILSSFSVQTVEDANCDSKIEEETANSMSEDIASSRNQETAPVGPTLPILQKIINLSYQIQNLKKEHASLSHQVKTVKTDSFPGTEVLDTLQLLNDSYERLKKKYQEESFERRRLYNEVIELKGNIRVFCRCRPLNQVEIDNGSNCVVEFDPSQDNELYIISSDSSKKQFRFNHVFRPEDNQEAVFAQTKPVVTSVLDGYNVCIFAYGQTGTGKTFTMEGTPENRGVNYRTLEELFRISHERSGVMRYELFVSMLEVYNEKIRDLLLENSNQPPKKLEIKQAAEGTQEVPGLIEARVYGIEEAWGLLKSGSRARSVGSTSANELSSRSHCLLRVTVKGESLIDGQKTRSHLWLVDLAGSERVGKIEVEGERLKESQFINKSLSALGDVISALASKTGHVPYRNSKLTHMLQSSLGGDCKTLMFVQISPSAADLGESLCSLNFATRVRGIESGPARKQADVTELFKYKQMADKLQHDEKETKKLQENLQSMQLKLAAREHKCRSLQEKVRELENQLGEERKTRLKQETRALAAASQSSLPSLKQVAEKTKVEKKPPLGPSKMRLPLRRITNFIPQTPNHSMKNKTTGSVVQSSMLDKENFARTTMVERDTKSYLQPRRISVTARPPATTTSAQVRQPKRRVSIATFHPEPNSTTSPVHTSTAKLKKSGAVGRRSYVKDPRKARYSRLFTPLPEFGSVSETTPTATKSSSKFMGSPPPAQAGSWKPRHPTVVALQRKSLVWSPLKFRGMQNYRKSLMPSRPPAELQ
- the LOC110622395 gene encoding kinesin-like protein KIN-14S isoform X1, whose translation is MDDLTVGFIRENCNQAVPNCDSNPILSSFSVQTVEDANCDSKIEEETANSMSEDIASSRNQETAPVGPTLPILQKIINLSYQIQNLKKEHASLSHQVKTVKTDSFPGTEVLDTLQLLNDSYERLKKKYQEESFERRRLYNEVIELKGNIRVFCRCRPLNQVEIDNGSNCVVEFDPSQDNELYIISSDSSKKQFRFNHVFRPEDNQEAVFAQTKPVVTSVLDGYNVCIFAYGQTGTGKTFTMEGTPENRGVNYRTLEELFRISHERSGVMRYELFVSMLEVYNEKIRDLLLENSNQPPKKLEIKQAAEGTQEVPGLIEARVYGIEEAWGLLKSGSRARSVGSTSANELSSRSHCLLRVTVKGESLIDGQKTRSHLWLVDLAGSERVGKIEVEGERLKESQFINKSLSALGDVISALASKTGHVPYRNSKLTHMLQSSLGGDCKTLMFVQISPSAADLGESLCSLNFATRVRGIESGPARKQADVTELFKYKQMADKLQHDEKETKKLQENLQSMQLKLAAREHKCRSLQEKVRELENQLGEERKTRLKQETRALAAASQSSLPSLKQVAEKTKVEKKPPLGPSKMRLPLRRITNFIPQTPNHSMKNKTTGSVVQSSMLDKENFARTTMVERDTKSYLQPRRISVTARPPATTTSAQVRQPKRRVSIATFHPEPNSTTSPVHTSTAKLKKSGAVGRRSYVKDPRKARYSRLFTPLPEFGSVSETTPTATKSSSKFMGSPPPAQAGSWKPRHPTVVALQRKSLVWSPLKFRGMQNYRKSLMPSRPPAELQ